A genomic region of Tamandua tetradactyla isolate mTamTet1 chromosome 2, mTamTet1.pri, whole genome shotgun sequence contains the following coding sequences:
- the JUN gene encoding transcription factor Jun encodes MTAKMETTFYDDALNASFLQSESGAYGYSNPKILKQSMTLNLADPVGSLKPHLRAKNSDLLTSPDVGLLKLASPELERLIIQSSNGHITTTPTPTQFLCPKNVTDEQEGFAEGFVRALAELHSQNTLPSVTSAAQPVSGAGLVAPAVASVAGGSGSGGFSASLHSEPPVYANLSNFNPGALSSGGGAPSYGAGSLAFPAQPQQQQPPQPPHHLPQQIPVQHPRLQALKEEPQTVPEMPGETPPLSPIDMESQERIKAERKRMRNRIAASKCRKRKLERIARLEEKVKTLKAQNSELASTANMLREQVAQLKQKVMNHVNSGCQLMLTQQLQTF; translated from the coding sequence ATGACtgcaaagatggaaacaaccttcTACGACGATGCCCTCAACGCCTCGTTCCTCCAGTCTGAGAGCGGCGCCTACGGCTACAGTAACCCCAAGATCCTGAAGCAGAGCATGACCCTGAACCTGGCCGATCCTGTGGGCAGCCTGAAGCCGCACCTCCGCGCCAAGAACTCGGACCTCCTCACCTCTCCCGACGTGGGGCTCCTCAAACTGGCGTCTCCCGAACTGGAGCGTCTGATAATCCAGTCTAGCAACGGGCATATCACCACCACACCGACCCCCACCCAGTTCCTGTGCCCCAAGAACGTGACCGACGAGCAGGAGGGCTTCGCCGAGGGCTTCGTGCGCGCCCTGGCCGAACTGCACAGCCAGAACACTCTGCCCAGCGTCACGTCCGCGGCACAGCCGGTCAGCGGGGCGGGCCTGGTGGCCCCGGCGGTGGCTTCCGTGGCGGGCGGCAGTGGCAGCGGCGGCTTCAGCGCCAGCCTGCACAGCGAGCCGCCGGTCTACGCCAACCTCAGCAACTTCAACCCCGGCGCGCTGAGCAGCGGCGGCGGGGCGCCCTCCTACGGCGCCGGCAGCCTGGCCTTCCCCGCGCAGCCCCAGCAGCAACAACCGCCTCAGCCGCCACACCACCTGCCCCAGCAGATCCCGGTGCAACACCCGCGGCTGCAGGCCCTGAAGGAGGAGCCGCAGACGGTCCCCGAGATGCCTGGGGAGACGCCGCCCCTGTCCCCCATTGACATGGAGTCACAGGAGCGGATCAAGGCGGAGAGGAAGCGCATGAGGAACCGTATCGCTGCCTCCAAGTGCCGGAAAAGGAAGTTGGAGAGGATCGCCCGGCTGGAGGAAAAAGTGAAAACCTTGAAAGCGCAGAACTCGGAGCTGGCGTCCACGGCTAACATGCTCAGGGAACAGGTGGCACAGCTTAAACAGAAAGTCATGAACCACGTTAACAGTGGGTGCCAACTCATGCTAACTCAACAGTTGCAAACGTTTTGA